From a single Calothrix sp. NIES-2098 genomic region:
- a CDS encoding putative anti-sigma regulatory factor serine/threonine protein kinase, with the protein MKSELHVPSDLNFLNIVENWLLGCLKIQLGESVDWSRQSSRLRLALVEAYSNVVRHAHKEQANLPVLLRLELKNRDLALEVWDYGEGFDMSTYLAPNPLEKQEGGYGWLIMNRLMDKVEYQLQVDGANCLKLEATLPELVNSTAE; encoded by the coding sequence ATGAAAAGTGAGCTGCACGTACCAAGTGACTTAAATTTTTTAAACATCGTCGAAAACTGGTTGCTGGGATGCTTGAAAATCCAGCTAGGTGAATCGGTAGATTGGTCACGGCAATCCAGTCGTTTGCGACTAGCTTTGGTAGAAGCCTACTCTAATGTAGTGCGTCATGCCCACAAGGAACAGGCTAATTTGCCAGTGTTACTGCGTTTAGAACTAAAAAATCGGGATCTCGCTTTAGAGGTGTGGGATTATGGTGAAGGCTTTGATATGTCTACTTATTTAGCACCAAACCCTTTAGAAAAGCAAGAAGGTGGCTATGGCTGGCTGATTATGAATCGGTTGATGGATAAGGTAGAGTATCAGTTGCAGGTAGATGGTGCTAACTGTCTCAAATTAGAAGCTACCTTACCAGAGCTAGTTAATTCAACAGCGGAGTGA
- a CDS encoding response regulator receiver modulated serine phosphatase with GAF sensor, with protein sequence MTEIEVSKLKLMVVDDEPDNLDLLYRTFRRDFEVYQASHARSALEILDKEGEMAVIISDQRMPEMNGTEFLSHTVERFPDTIRILLTGFTDVEDLVDAINSGQVFKYITKPWNPQRLKALVEQATDTYRLVKQRTQELRRALRRESLFNAVTTAIRESLDYDSMLQKIVATIGETFETTCCFLKPVEGDCFTPDLFSYHDPNFNSSNFVFDPGCFIEKVLETRQYHLIQGTDDGNHCHQLVVPLSYQQHLLAVLVLYQKGSDRLWQDEDIQLIAGVAEQAALALSQAKLYQRLQEKQQQIRTELEVARQIQNNLLRQSLPEIKGVKVQACCYAAREVGGDFFEVFVHPKGNLWVAVGDVSGKGVPAALFMASAISVLRRELSQETPAEPNIVMQNLNHAMCDDLIGNNCFITLVLACYSPSTKELVYANAGHIYPLLWSSPTTADAQPNYLKVRGVPLGILPKWQAESGRLVLNTHDTLLLASDGITEAKVSNNVFNCKNVEDGSQGFSRSMLNQDGLWHLLQQEPKPLSLSNLLTRIQANNPVQEDDQTILSLEVL encoded by the coding sequence ATGACTGAAATAGAGGTATCCAAACTGAAGCTCATGGTGGTAGATGATGAGCCGGATAACTTAGATTTACTCTACCGCACTTTTAGACGAGATTTTGAAGTATATCAAGCTAGTCACGCCCGTAGTGCGCTGGAAATATTGGATAAAGAAGGCGAGATGGCTGTGATTATTTCTGACCAAAGAATGCCAGAAATGAACGGGACTGAATTTCTTAGCCACACAGTAGAGCGTTTTCCGGATACAATTCGCATTTTGCTGACTGGTTTTACTGATGTTGAGGACTTGGTTGATGCCATTAACTCAGGTCAGGTATTCAAGTACATTACCAAACCTTGGAATCCTCAACGGTTGAAAGCGCTGGTTGAACAAGCTACTGATACCTATCGTTTAGTTAAGCAACGTACCCAAGAGTTACGCCGTGCTTTGCGGCGAGAATCTTTGTTTAATGCTGTCACCACAGCCATCCGCGAGTCTTTGGACTACGACAGTATGTTGCAGAAAATTGTCGCAACTATTGGAGAAACATTTGAAACTACTTGTTGCTTCCTCAAACCAGTAGAGGGAGATTGCTTTACACCAGACCTCTTCTCCTACCACGATCCTAATTTCAATAGCTCAAATTTCGTCTTCGACCCTGGCTGTTTCATTGAAAAAGTGCTGGAAACTCGTCAGTACCACCTCATTCAAGGTACAGATGACGGGAACCATTGTCACCAACTAGTTGTACCCTTGTCTTACCAGCAACACTTACTTGCTGTTCTTGTGCTTTACCAAAAAGGCAGCGATCGCTTGTGGCAAGATGAAGACATTCAACTGATTGCGGGCGTTGCCGAACAAGCCGCCTTAGCCCTTTCCCAAGCCAAACTATACCAGCGTCTTCAAGAAAAACAGCAACAAATTAGAACTGAATTAGAAGTTGCCCGCCAAATTCAAAATAACCTGCTACGACAAAGTTTACCTGAAATTAAGGGTGTGAAAGTGCAAGCTTGCTGCTATGCCGCACGGGAAGTAGGAGGGGATTTTTTTGAAGTGTTTGTTCATCCGAAAGGGAACTTATGGGTAGCAGTAGGTGATGTTTCTGGTAAAGGTGTCCCAGCAGCTTTGTTTATGGCTAGTGCGATTTCGGTGTTACGTCGAGAATTATCTCAAGAAACACCAGCCGAGCCAAATATAGTTATGCAGAATCTCAATCATGCTATGTGCGATGACTTAATTGGCAACAATTGCTTCATTACTCTCGTCCTAGCGTGTTATAGCCCAAGCACTAAAGAACTAGTTTATGCCAATGCTGGTCATATCTATCCCTTACTTTGGTCGTCACCTACGACTGCGGATGCACAACCCAATTATTTAAAAGTCCGTGGTGTTCCCTTAGGTATCTTACCTAAGTGGCAAGCAGAGTCTGGTCGTTTAGTACTGAATACCCATGATACTTTGCTATTAGCAAGTGATGGAATTACTGAGGCAAAGGTATCAAATAATGTATTTAACTGTAAAAATGTTGAAGATGGCAGTCAAGGATTTAGCCGATCTATGCTAAATCAAGACGGTCTTTGGCACCTTTTGCAACAAGAACCAAAACCACTTTCTCTTAGCAATTTACTCACTCGTATCCAAGCGAACAACCCAGTTCAAGAAGACGATCAAACTATACTTTCATTGGAGGTCTTGTAA
- a CDS encoding LuxR family two component transcriptional regulator has translation MSRIRIALIEDHDLTRVGIRTALLQKEEIEVVGEAANAVEGLKMIKTLQPDIAIVDIGLPDKDGIELTRELKSTTGAELRTKVLILTLRDNKEAVLAAFAAGADSYCMKDIKFDNLLEAVRVTYNGNAWIDPAIARIVLQQAQQNPGKQDTVSLNTKNSIVNADSGENQEHIDPYILTERELEVLQLIVEGCSNAAIAERLFITVGTVKTHVRNILNKLCADDRTQAAVRALRSGLVG, from the coding sequence ATGAGTAGAATTCGTATTGCTCTAATTGAAGATCATGACCTTACCCGTGTGGGTATTCGGACAGCACTACTGCAAAAAGAAGAAATTGAAGTTGTAGGAGAAGCTGCCAATGCTGTGGAAGGTTTGAAAATGATCAAAACACTACAGCCCGATATTGCAATTGTGGATATTGGCTTACCGGATAAAGATGGCATTGAGCTGACACGTGAGTTGAAGTCTACTACTGGGGCTGAGTTAAGAACAAAGGTATTAATCTTGACACTACGTGATAATAAAGAAGCAGTACTAGCCGCTTTTGCTGCTGGGGCTGATTCTTACTGTATGAAAGATATTAAATTTGATAATTTGCTGGAAGCAGTAAGAGTAACTTACAATGGCAACGCTTGGATCGATCCGGCGATCGCCAGGATTGTATTACAACAAGCACAACAAAATCCAGGTAAACAAGACACAGTATCATTAAATACAAAAAATTCCATTGTAAATGCTGATTCTGGGGAGAATCAAGAGCATATAGATCCTTATATCCTTACGGAGAGAGAATTAGAAGTGTTACAGTTAATCGTCGAAGGTTGCAGCAATGCAGCGATCGCAGAAAGACTTTTTATCACGGTAGGGACAGTGAAAACTCACGTCCGGAATATTTTGAATAAGCTATGTGCTGACGATCGCACTCAAGCGGCAGTTCGCGCCTTGCGTTCTGGGTTAGTAGGGTAA
- the rffM gene encoding UDP-N-acetyl-D-mannosaminuronic acid transferase, with product MSKPPKAFSVLGIPVHVMANYPSWLLECLQQGRGTHVVTLNAEMTMQAERNSCLAKVIKNAELVIPDGAGVVLYLRWLLWQKVQRCPGIELAETLLRQLGQQHPSAKVFFYGGAPGVAAKAAEFCQRQIPGLNIAGTHSGYHSLEEEEKLRETLSKLQPQVIFVGLGVPRQELWIAKNRHLCPQAIWIGVGGSFDIWSGTKTRAPAWLGNNNLEWLYRLYQEPWRWRRMLALPEFALKAFVYRLTARGAIS from the coding sequence ATGTCTAAACCGCCTAAAGCGTTTTCAGTGTTAGGAATACCAGTTCATGTGATGGCTAACTATCCAAGCTGGTTACTAGAATGCCTGCAACAAGGTAGAGGAACTCATGTAGTAACGCTCAATGCAGAAATGACAATGCAGGCAGAGCGTAATAGTTGCCTAGCTAAAGTGATTAAAAATGCTGAGTTAGTCATTCCCGATGGCGCAGGAGTAGTTCTGTATTTGCGATGGCTATTATGGCAAAAAGTGCAACGCTGTCCTGGTATTGAACTAGCAGAAACACTCTTACGACAACTAGGACAACAGCACCCAAGCGCTAAGGTATTTTTCTATGGAGGTGCACCTGGGGTTGCTGCAAAGGCGGCAGAGTTCTGCCAGCGACAAATTCCTGGCTTAAACATCGCAGGTACTCACTCCGGCTACCATTCTCTAGAAGAGGAAGAAAAATTGCGAGAAACTCTCAGCAAATTGCAGCCACAAGTGATTTTTGTGGGTTTGGGAGTACCGCGTCAAGAGTTATGGATTGCGAAAAACCGCCATTTATGCCCGCAAGCAATTTGGATTGGTGTTGGTGGCAGTTTCGATATTTGGTCTGGGACAAAAACTCGCGCTCCGGCTTGGTTGGGCAATAATAATCTAGAGTGGCTGTATCGCCTTTATCAAGAGCCTTGGCGCTGGCGGCGGATGTTGGCTTTGCCAGAGTTTGCCCTTAAAGCTTTTGTTTATCGCTTGACTGCAAGAGGTGCAATTAGTTAG
- a CDS encoding cell division ATP-binding protein FtsE — protein sequence MPVLTTQPTNQKFVDSEDSDRQKHSSNKAILQLCSVTKTYANGCHALLDINLEVKKKEFLFITGPSGSGKSTLLKLLYGQELASQGQVIVDDCNMADMRGDRLSLLRRRIGIVFQDYKLIPQRTVAENVTFVLQAQGYTRKEIQRRLEPTLKLVGLLSKVDCFPDQLSGGEQQRVSIARAIVGTPPLLLADEPTGNLDPDNSWQVIQILQKLNSFGATVIVTTHDEQLVRRCNHPVVQVRNGHLSRK from the coding sequence ATGCCAGTATTAACAACTCAGCCAACAAATCAAAAATTTGTTGATTCAGAAGATAGCGATCGCCAAAAGCACAGCAGCAATAAAGCAATCTTGCAATTGTGTTCTGTGACAAAAACTTATGCCAACGGCTGTCATGCTTTGTTGGATATAAACTTAGAAGTAAAAAAGAAAGAATTTTTATTTATTACAGGGCCCAGCGGTTCTGGTAAATCAACTTTATTAAAATTGCTGTATGGTCAAGAGTTAGCAAGCCAGGGACAAGTGATTGTAGATGATTGCAACATGGCTGATATGCGAGGCGATCGCTTGTCATTGTTGCGGCGACGTATTGGGATCGTGTTTCAAGACTATAAACTGATTCCTCAACGCACAGTAGCAGAAAATGTGACTTTTGTACTGCAAGCTCAAGGCTATACCCGCAAAGAAATTCAACGTCGTTTAGAACCTACATTAAAGCTGGTGGGTTTGCTTTCTAAAGTTGATTGCTTTCCAGATCAACTTTCTGGTGGAGAGCAACAACGGGTGAGTATTGCTAGGGCGATCGTTGGAACACCACCACTGCTTTTGGCAGATGAACCCACAGGAAACCTCGATCCTGATAATTCTTGGCAAGTAATACAGATTCTCCAAAAGTTAAATTCTTTTGGCGCAACAGTAATCGTTACTACCCACGATGAACAATTAGTTCGCAGGTGCAATCATCCCGTAGTACAAGTTCGCAATGGACACCTATCTCGCAAATAG